From Chromatiales bacterium, one genomic window encodes:
- a CDS encoding YgiQ family radical SAM protein → MQAARDLFSYKKYWASRLTPAPVLPMSRAEMDELGWDECDIIIVTGDAYVDHPSFGMAVVGRLLEAQGFRVGIISQPDWTSPEAFQVLGTPRLFFGVTAGNMDSMVNRFTADRRIRSNDAYTPNGEPGRRPDHSVIVYAQRVREACKGVPIVIGGIEASLRRVAHFDYWSDTVRRSILFDSKADLLVYGNGERQIVEIAQRLAGGEQISELTDIRGTAYACNELPAGWTEIDSSSVEEAPHGAALKVDRSRSVVRLPAYESVHADPVLYAHASRVLHLETNPGNARALVQRHGDRDIWLNPPPIPLTTAEFDRVYELPYTRFPHPAYGEAKIPSWEMIRFSIIIQRGCFGGCTFCSITEHEGRIIQNRSEDSVIREIESIRDGTPGFTGVISDLGGPTANMYRLACKSREIEAACRRPSCVFPAVCPNMGTDHSALISLYRRARTLPGVKKVLIASGVRYDLAVESPEYVKELVTHHVGGYLKIAPEHTEAGPLAKMMKPGIGTYHRFKELFEKYSEAAGKKQFLIPYFISAHPGTTDQDMLNLALWLKSNKLRLDQVQNFLPTPMSTATAMYHTGKNPLRRVTRSSEPVFIPKGIKIRRLHKAFLRYHDAENWPVLREALQRMGRADLIGNGQRHLVPSWQPAGTGKRSVRGSAKPAPAGRMRRPAATRSRRI, encoded by the coding sequence ATGCAAGCCGCCCGCGACCTGTTCAGCTACAAGAAATACTGGGCCAGCCGGCTGACACCGGCACCGGTATTGCCTATGTCGCGCGCCGAGATGGACGAACTCGGCTGGGACGAATGCGACATCATCATCGTTACGGGCGATGCCTACGTGGATCATCCGAGCTTCGGCATGGCCGTAGTCGGCCGCCTGCTCGAGGCGCAGGGCTTTCGTGTCGGCATCATTTCACAGCCGGACTGGACTTCGCCCGAAGCGTTCCAGGTGCTCGGAACACCACGCCTCTTTTTCGGCGTCACGGCCGGCAACATGGATTCGATGGTCAACCGGTTCACCGCTGACCGGCGCATCCGCTCCAACGATGCCTACACGCCGAATGGTGAACCGGGCCGTCGCCCGGATCATTCCGTGATCGTTTACGCACAGCGCGTACGTGAAGCCTGCAAGGGCGTACCCATCGTGATCGGCGGCATCGAAGCCAGCCTGCGGCGTGTTGCGCATTTCGACTACTGGTCGGATACCGTGCGCCGGTCGATCCTGTTCGACAGCAAGGCAGACCTCCTCGTCTACGGCAACGGTGAACGCCAGATTGTCGAGATCGCACAGCGCCTGGCGGGTGGCGAACAGATCAGCGAACTCACTGATATCCGCGGCACCGCTTATGCCTGCAATGAGTTGCCGGCGGGCTGGACGGAAATCGATTCGAGCAGCGTCGAGGAAGCACCGCACGGTGCCGCACTCAAGGTGGATCGCTCCCGCAGCGTCGTGCGGTTGCCAGCCTACGAAAGCGTGCACGCCGACCCGGTGCTGTACGCACATGCTTCTCGCGTCCTGCATCTGGAAACCAACCCCGGCAACGCGCGGGCGCTGGTCCAGCGCCACGGTGATCGCGATATCTGGCTGAATCCGCCGCCAATTCCGCTCACAACGGCCGAGTTTGATCGGGTATATGAATTGCCCTATACACGCTTCCCCCACCCGGCCTACGGCGAGGCAAAGATTCCCTCCTGGGAGATGATCCGCTTCTCGATCATCATCCAGCGCGGCTGTTTCGGTGGCTGCACCTTCTGCTCGATCACCGAACACGAGGGCCGCATCATCCAGAACCGCTCCGAGGATTCCGTCATTCGCGAGATCGAATCGATCCGCGACGGAACACCCGGCTTTACCGGCGTGATTTCAGATCTGGGCGGTCCGACTGCCAACATGTACCGGCTGGCCTGCAAGAGCCGCGAGATCGAGGCTGCTTGTCGCCGTCCGTCCTGCGTATTCCCTGCCGTGTGCCCCAACATGGGCACTGACCACTCGGCACTGATCAGCCTTTACCGCCGGGCCAGAACACTGCCTGGCGTGAAGAAGGTGCTGATCGCTTCAGGCGTCCGCTACGACCTCGCAGTCGAGTCCCCCGAATATGTGAAAGAACTGGTCACCCATCATGTGGGTGGCTACCTGAAGATCGCTCCGGAGCACACCGAAGCCGGCCCCCTCGCGAAGATGATGAAGCCCGGTATCGGCACCTACCACCGGTTCAAGGAACTTTTCGAAAAATACTCGGAAGCTGCTGGAAAGAAACAGTTTTTGATCCCCTACTTCATCTCCGCTCACCCGGGGACCACCGACCAGGACATGCTGAATCTGGCGCTCTGGCTGAAGAGCAACAAGCTGCGCCTCGACCAGGTACAGAATTTCCTGCCCACGCCGATGTCGACTGCCACCGCGATGTATCACACCGGCAAGAATCCGCTGCGCCGTGTGACACGCAGCAGTGAACCGGTATTCATACCGAAGGGCATCAAGATCAGGCGACTGCACAAGGCTTTCCTGCGCTATCACGATGCGGAGAACTGGCCGGTGCTGCGCGAAGCCCTGCAGCGTATGGGCCGTGCCGACCTGATCGGCAATGGACAACGACATCTGGTGCCGAGCTGGCAGCCAGCAGGAACCGGCAAGCGATCTGTGCGGGGCAGTGCGAAGCCCGCTCCGGCCGGAAGAATGCGCCGACCGGCAGCAACCCGGTCACGCAGGATCTGA
- a CDS encoding UbiX family flavin prenyltransferase, translating into MRLIVAITGASGAIYGIRLLEALREVPDVETHLVLSNGGKLNIALETDRDPRDVEALAHEVHNDQNLAATIASGSFATGGMIVAPCSMKTLSGIVNSYADNLVVRAADVILKEQRKLVLMPREMPLHVGHCRLLLQAAEMGAVIAPPMPAFYNEPQTLDDIVNHSVGRVLDLFGIESGLVKRWQGAKAAGRNAAKK; encoded by the coding sequence ATGCGACTCATCGTTGCGATTACCGGAGCCAGCGGTGCCATTTACGGCATCCGCCTGCTGGAGGCGCTGCGCGAAGTGCCGGATGTCGAGACGCATCTGGTGCTGAGCAATGGCGGCAAGCTGAATATCGCGCTGGAAACCGACCGGGATCCACGGGATGTGGAAGCCCTCGCCCACGAGGTGCACAACGACCAGAACCTGGCGGCAACCATTGCCAGTGGATCATTTGCCACAGGCGGCATGATCGTCGCGCCGTGCTCGATGAAGACCCTTTCGGGCATCGTCAATTCCTATGCCGACAACCTGGTTGTGCGGGCTGCAGATGTGATTCTCAAGGAACAGCGCAAGCTGGTGCTGATGCCGCGCGAGATGCCGCTGCATGTCGGTCACTGCCGGCTGCTGCTGCAGGCTGCCGAGATGGGCGCAGTGATTGCACCCCCGATGCCGGCTTTCTACAACGAGCCGCAGACGCTTGACGACATCGTCAACCACAGTGTGGGGCGCGTGCTGGACCTGTTCGGCATAGAGAGTGGCCTGGTCAAACGCTGGCAGGGTGCGAAAGCGGCCGGCCGGAACGCAGCGAAGAAATGA
- a CDS encoding PEP-CTERM sorting domain-containing protein, protein MPDGSTAWPADLAPANSPVLVSTVSFDSGVLTFSGGTGGVFNIPGNCCDPLDGGVFQGQAFIDHEIGAENGIAAIRAPINSLLGVFLDDTQPSLLTAPAGLDFEVIGLDFLSLAPTLRQVFFIGDGFTSGAISQQFVIPAGATRLYLGTMDGSEWANNVGTIDIVVSPIPVPAAGWLFGSALGLLGMRWRNNRG, encoded by the coding sequence ATGCCGGACGGAAGTACGGCGTGGCCCGCTGATCTGGCCCCTGCAAATTCTCCGGTATTGGTGTCGACGGTTTCTTTCGACAGCGGCGTGCTCACTTTCAGTGGCGGCACCGGCGGCGTGTTCAACATCCCGGGAAACTGCTGCGATCCGCTCGATGGCGGTGTATTCCAGGGGCAGGCCTTCATCGATCATGAGATTGGTGCGGAGAATGGCATTGCTGCCATACGGGCGCCGATCAACAGCCTGCTGGGTGTGTTTCTCGATGATACCCAGCCCAGTCTGCTCACTGCTCCCGCCGGTCTGGATTTTGAGGTGATCGGACTCGACTTCCTTTCGCTGGCGCCAACGCTGCGTCAGGTGTTTTTCATCGGTGATGGCTTCACCAGTGGCGCAATATCGCAGCAGTTTGTCATTCCGGCCGGGGCAACGCGTCTCTACCTCGGCACGATGGACGGCTCTGAATGGGCCAACAATGTCGGTACGATCGATATTGTCGTCAGCCCGATACCGGTTCCTGCTGCGGGCTGGTTGTTCGGATCCGCTCTGGGCCTGCTCGGGATGCGCTGGCGGAATAATCGCGGCTGA
- a CDS encoding DUF4136 domain-containing protein encodes MNESTGMRTAFNGLLLVMLVMGLVACASGPDIRVDSDPNVSIPGYRTFGFFSPMATDKAGYSTILTARLKNATRRELEKRGYTYVDRDAELLLNFNLNVVDKSEIYSTPSVGMGYGYYGYRTGMYGAWAGYPYDIETRNYRQGTLNIDVVDAARKALVWEGVAEARVTKKMRENPGDAIDSAVAEMLAGFPARNSAAAEPVSP; translated from the coding sequence ATGAATGAATCGACGGGCATGCGCACAGCGTTCAACGGGCTGCTTCTCGTCATGCTGGTGATGGGTCTGGTCGCTTGTGCCTCTGGTCCGGATATCCGGGTGGATAGCGATCCGAATGTCAGTATCCCCGGCTATCGGACCTTCGGATTCTTCAGTCCCATGGCGACCGACAAGGCGGGTTATTCCACGATACTCACCGCCAGGCTCAAGAACGCTACCCGTCGCGAGCTGGAGAAGCGCGGCTACACCTATGTGGACCGCGACGCGGAGTTGCTGCTCAACTTCAATCTCAACGTGGTGGACAAGTCGGAGATCTATAGCACACCGAGCGTCGGCATGGGCTATGGCTACTATGGTTACCGGACTGGAATGTATGGTGCCTGGGCCGGCTATCCTTATGACATCGAGACGCGCAATTACCGGCAGGGCACCTTGAACATCGATGTCGTCGATGCGGCAAGAAAAGCGCTGGTCTGGGAGGGTGTTGCTGAAGCACGTGTCACGAAAAAGATGCGCGAAAATCCGGGCGACGCAATCGACAGCGCTGTCGCTGAAATGCTGGCCGGTTTCCCGGCCAGGAATTCCGCAGCTGCGGAGCCGGTGAGCCCCTAG
- a CDS encoding DUF481 domain-containing protein, translating to MTQGCAGRVVLAAALGLAMLSAEAQIDTKMVSEVIAPVDKAADKGPWAAKLAGGYAKTSGNSDSSAANFSGEGRYDKERWHHILGATAVVASSAENRDSPTETTAESYWGGFKSQYDLAPAWYGFGSLDWYKDRFSAYDHQLYEAAGVGWRILRSEAHRLDLELGAGAKQAKQVSGDNQNEAIALLRGLYTWQISKNAAFVQKLAVLSGSDNTYTESVSQLKAGVIGNLSMVLGYTWKHNSDVEIDTSLVTPRPFEKTDTYTTVSLEYVF from the coding sequence ATGACGCAGGGATGTGCGGGCCGCGTGGTACTGGCGGCAGCTCTCGGGCTGGCGATGTTGTCAGCAGAGGCCCAGATCGATACGAAAATGGTTTCGGAAGTCATTGCCCCGGTCGACAAGGCGGCGGACAAGGGCCCCTGGGCGGCAAAGCTGGCGGGCGGCTATGCGAAAACCAGCGGCAACTCCGACAGTTCGGCCGCCAACTTCAGCGGTGAAGGCCGCTATGACAAGGAGCGCTGGCACCATATCCTCGGCGCCACCGCCGTTGTTGCCAGCAGTGCCGAAAATCGCGATTCGCCGACGGAGACAACGGCCGAGTCTTATTGGGGCGGGTTCAAGTCGCAGTACGATCTTGCACCAGCCTGGTACGGATTCGGCTCGCTTGACTGGTACAAGGATCGCTTCAGTGCCTATGACCACCAGCTTTACGAAGCGGCCGGCGTGGGCTGGCGCATCCTGCGCAGCGAGGCACATCGACTGGATCTCGAGCTGGGCGCCGGTGCCAAACAGGCGAAGCAGGTCAGCGGTGACAACCAGAACGAGGCGATTGCGCTGCTGCGCGGCCTCTATACCTGGCAGATCAGCAAGAATGCGGCTTTCGTACAGAAGCTCGCGGTGCTGTCGGGCTCAGACAATACCTATACGGAAAGTGTCAGCCAGCTCAAGGCCGGCGTCATCGGCAACCTCAGCATGGTGCTCGGCTACACCTGGAAGCACAACTCGGACGTGGAAATCGATACCTCGCTGGTGACGCCGCGGCCCTTTGAAAAGACCGATACCTATACGACGGTCTCCCTGGAATACGTCTTCTAG
- a CDS encoding MFS transporter — protein sequence MKETRIGPLRMQPGVELRHVLTLFFASFFGIATMSFINASQPYVLTEIIGIPFAEQGSLSGRLTIIQELALLAMLAPVGAISDKFGRKPVYATAFFIMGIAYFLYPMAGAIWMLVVFRLVFAVGVAGNAVMLPAVANDYPQEASRARMLAACFIFNGLGLVLILSVMRGLPVRFADLGIDPVTVGRYWLWTMTAVCFLAGTVVLIGLKPGAPRQLSRREPMLATFRVGLEAARNPRIALAYLAASVSRGDMAVLSTFFVLWLTQTGVETGLTTGAASQKALTFYIVIQACALPAAVVMGWLLDRIDRVIGLAIAMAIAGLGYGSLWFVPDPLGPLMYGSAALIGVGEMSANLSATSLIGREAPERGRGAVLGMWSWFGAAGILGIALVGGWLFDNVSKIGPFMFIAAANLALLLWALLLLRRARRIAA from the coding sequence ATGAAGGAAACCAGAATCGGTCCGCTGCGGATGCAGCCGGGCGTTGAACTGCGTCATGTGCTGACGCTGTTCTTTGCCTCCTTCTTCGGGATCGCGACGATGAGCTTTATCAATGCGAGCCAGCCCTATGTGCTGACCGAGATCATCGGCATTCCCTTTGCAGAGCAAGGTTCGCTGTCGGGACGTCTGACGATCATCCAGGAACTCGCACTGCTTGCGATGCTGGCGCCGGTTGGTGCGATATCCGACAAGTTCGGGCGCAAGCCGGTCTACGCCACCGCGTTCTTCATCATGGGCATCGCCTATTTCCTGTACCCGATGGCGGGCGCGATCTGGATGCTGGTGGTGTTCCGGCTGGTGTTTGCGGTCGGCGTGGCCGGCAATGCCGTGATGCTGCCGGCGGTTGCCAATGACTATCCGCAGGAAGCCAGCCGGGCGCGAATGCTGGCGGCCTGTTTCATCTTCAACGGCCTGGGGTTGGTACTCATTCTTTCCGTGATGCGCGGTTTGCCGGTGCGCTTTGCAGATCTGGGAATTGATCCGGTCACGGTGGGCCGTTATTGGCTCTGGACCATGACAGCGGTCTGCTTTCTCGCTGGTACCGTCGTTCTGATTGGTTTGAAGCCCGGTGCGCCCCGGCAGCTGAGTCGGCGTGAGCCGATGCTGGCCACTTTCAGGGTCGGTCTTGAAGCGGCGCGCAATCCGCGGATCGCACTGGCCTACCTGGCGGCCAGCGTATCGCGTGGCGACATGGCCGTGCTCAGTACTTTTTTTGTACTCTGGCTGACGCAGACTGGTGTGGAAACGGGTCTGACGACCGGTGCAGCGAGCCAGAAGGCGCTGACCTTTTATATCGTCATCCAGGCTTGTGCCCTGCCGGCTGCGGTGGTCATGGGCTGGCTGCTGGATCGTATCGACCGGGTGATCGGCCTTGCCATCGCGATGGCCATCGCCGGCCTGGGTTATGGCTCCCTGTGGTTTGTGCCCGATCCCCTGGGTCCGCTCATGTACGGGTCTGCAGCCCTGATCGGTGTCGGCGAAATGAGTGCGAACCTGTCGGCCACCTCCCTGATCGGTCGCGAGGCACCGGAGCGCGGTCGTGGTGCCGTACTCGGCATGTGGAGCTGGTTTGGTGCCGCCGGTATCCTCGGTATTGCGCTGGTCGGCGGCTGGTTGTTCGATAACGTGAGCAAGATCGGTCCGTTCATGTTTATCGCTGCCGCCAACCTTGCCTTGCTGCTGTGGGCGCTGCTGTTGCTTCGCCGCGCCCGGAGGATTGCAGCATGA
- a CDS encoding carboxylesterase family protein, which translates to MKSGIRRQIRRLWLAALALIMSCEVLVTGCAQLPADSAEPSATIDTGQLRGARIDGVLAFRGVPYARPPVGALRWRAPQPAAAWDGIRPATDYGASCAQPRTATFSLPLADLSEDCLTLNVWTPSLRPEQKMPVMVWIHGGGFSAGSGNLPQLNGTAIPRQGVVVVTINYRLAMFGFLAHPALATGGETAGNYGLLDAVAALQWVQRNIHALGGDPARVTIFGESAGADMVNYLMVSPVAQGLFSQAISQSSSVGMAPIPRLDQRVGFNPPAAELANSYIKKLALPETADLAATLRALTTGQLLAAMGERDRFTPIVDGQILPDQPGRLFATGRQKNVPYMTGGNSWEASLGRLIGGGFSPAFAAKLVPAADKARLYPGLAGETLDDAVFGDLVILSHSRYVANQMRALQAPVHAYYLSYVADDRRTRQPGAAHSDDIAFVMGTLDAETDLTRVTEQDRNVSRLMMDYWVEFARRGDPNKAGLPEWPAYERRSARVLEIGDEIAVRSGFLGERMQYHMKRGQEMLERSP; encoded by the coding sequence ATGAAATCCGGAATTCGCCGGCAGATTCGCCGCCTGTGGTTGGCCGCGTTGGCCCTGATCATGAGCTGTGAGGTACTTGTGACCGGATGTGCGCAACTCCCGGCGGATTCGGCAGAACCGTCAGCGACCATCGACACCGGCCAGTTGCGCGGCGCCCGCATCGACGGCGTGCTGGCTTTCCGCGGCGTTCCCTATGCCCGGCCACCGGTCGGCGCGTTGCGCTGGCGGGCGCCGCAGCCGGCAGCCGCCTGGGATGGCATCCGACCTGCAACCGACTACGGCGCAAGCTGCGCCCAGCCGCGCACCGCGACTTTCTCCCTGCCGCTGGCCGATCTCAGCGAGGATTGCCTGACCCTCAATGTCTGGACACCGTCGCTTCGGCCGGAGCAGAAGATGCCGGTGATGGTCTGGATTCACGGTGGCGGGTTTTCAGCCGGCAGCGGCAACCTGCCGCAGCTAAACGGTACGGCGATCCCCCGGCAAGGTGTGGTCGTGGTGACGATCAACTACCGGCTGGCGATGTTCGGCTTTCTCGCCCATCCGGCACTGGCGACTGGCGGTGAGACCGCGGGCAATTACGGACTGCTGGATGCCGTGGCAGCGCTGCAGTGGGTGCAGCGAAATATCCATGCCCTCGGCGGCGACCCCGCACGCGTCACGATCTTCGGCGAGTCGGCCGGTGCCGATATGGTGAATTACCTGATGGTGTCACCAGTTGCGCAGGGCCTGTTCAGCCAGGCCATCAGCCAGAGCTCATCGGTGGGCATGGCCCCGATTCCTCGTCTCGATCAGCGGGTCGGATTCAATCCACCGGCGGCAGAGCTGGCGAATAGCTACATCAAGAAGCTTGCTCTGCCAGAGACCGCGGATCTTGCAGCGACACTGCGTGCGCTCACCACCGGGCAGTTGCTCGCGGCGATGGGTGAACGCGACCGTTTCACGCCGATCGTCGATGGTCAGATCCTGCCCGACCAGCCTGGTCGCCTGTTCGCGACGGGCAGGCAGAAAAACGTGCCGTATATGACGGGTGGCAACAGCTGGGAGGCGAGCCTTGGACGCCTGATCGGTGGCGGTTTTTCGCCGGCTTTCGCGGCAAAGCTGGTACCCGCTGCGGACAAGGCCCGCCTCTATCCGGGCCTGGCCGGCGAAACGCTGGATGATGCGGTGTTCGGCGATCTGGTCATCCTTTCGCACTCGCGCTATGTGGCGAACCAGATGCGCGCCCTGCAGGCACCCGTCCATGCCTACTATCTTTCATATGTCGCAGATGACCGTCGCACACGTCAGCCGGGTGCCGCACACTCCGACGATATTGCTTTCGTGATGGGTACCCTGGATGCCGAAACCGATCTGACCCGCGTGACCGAGCAAGACCGCAACGTCAGTCGCCTGATGATGGATTACTGGGTCGAGTTCGCACGACGCGGAGACCCCAACAAGGCAGGCCTGCCCGAGTGGCCCGCTTACGAACGCCGGTCAGCACGGGTGCTGGAGATCGGTGATGAGATTGCGGTACGCAGCGGTTTTCTGGGCGAGCGTATGCAGTATCACATGAAGCGCGGGCAGGAAATGCTGGAGCGTTCGCCCTGA
- a CDS encoding PEP-CTERM sorting domain-containing protein: MPDGSAIIFENTTDTAPAQSPTLVSGLSLASGAVRFSDASGGVHNGPLCPGTCFGPDGRTFQGNDFVKHDGGAVNGIAGVWAPMNALMGVFLDDTQPDLLTAPAGLDFRTIGLDFLSLAPTLRQVFFIGDGFTSGGTQQEFLVPVGATRLYLGTMDGFGWANNSGAFNVFVSDSKISTVPVPAAGWLLGSALGMLGLGSRKRKQDRG; the protein is encoded by the coding sequence ATGCCTGATGGCAGTGCGATCATCTTTGAAAACACGACTGACACTGCGCCCGCACAGTCGCCGACGCTGGTATCTGGCCTTTCCCTGGCGAGTGGTGCAGTGCGATTCAGCGACGCCAGCGGTGGGGTACACAATGGCCCCCTCTGCCCGGGAACCTGTTTTGGTCCTGATGGCCGTACTTTTCAGGGCAATGACTTCGTGAAACACGACGGTGGTGCGGTGAATGGCATCGCCGGAGTCTGGGCGCCCATGAATGCATTGATGGGTGTATTTCTCGACGATACGCAGCCTGACCTGTTGACGGCGCCTGCGGGTCTGGACTTCCGGACGATCGGGCTGGATTTCCTGTCGCTGGCGCCGACGCTTCGCCAGGTATTCTTTATCGGTGACGGTTTTACCAGTGGCGGTACGCAGCAGGAGTTCCTTGTTCCGGTTGGTGCCACCCGTCTGTATCTGGGCACCATGGACGGCTTTGGCTGGGCGAACAACAGCGGTGCATTCAATGTCTTCGTCAGCGACAGCAAGATCAGTACGGTGCCAGTGCCTGCGGCCGGCTGGTTGCTGGGTTCCGCTCTCGGCATGCTTGGTCTCGGTTCGCGGAAGCGAAAGCAAGATCGCGGCTGA
- a CDS encoding TerC family protein, whose amino-acid sequence MIELFTQPETWIALLTLTALELVLGIDNIIFISILVDKLPPQSRELARRIGLGLAMFMRIGMLLLLAWIVGLTEPVFTVLEQPVSGRDLILIGGGLFLLWKSTGEIHQLLEGEAGSRSSVVVATFSGIIMQIIIIDLVFSLDSIITAVGMVSEVPIMIAAVVISVVLMMVFATTIGNFVSAHPTIKMLALAFLLVVGVALIADGLGTHVPRGYIYFAMAFSVSVEMLNLRLRKRAAAPVELHKAYTAEAPPATGAPPKDAGRTRR is encoded by the coding sequence ATGATCGAACTCTTTACCCAGCCCGAAACATGGATCGCCCTGCTGACGCTGACTGCGCTCGAGCTGGTACTAGGCATCGACAACATCATCTTCATCTCGATCCTGGTCGACAAGCTGCCGCCACAGAGCCGCGAACTTGCCCGCCGCATCGGACTCGGCCTCGCCATGTTCATGCGCATCGGCATGCTGCTGCTGCTCGCCTGGATCGTGGGCCTCACCGAACCGGTATTCACCGTGCTTGAACAGCCGGTTTCAGGCCGGGACCTGATCCTGATCGGCGGCGGCCTGTTCCTGCTCTGGAAGAGCACCGGCGAGATTCATCAGCTGCTCGAAGGCGAAGCCGGCAGTCGCTCAAGCGTCGTGGTGGCCACCTTCAGCGGAATCATCATGCAGATCATCATCATCGATCTGGTCTTTTCCCTGGACTCGATCATCACCGCCGTTGGTATGGTCAGCGAAGTCCCCATCATGATCGCAGCAGTGGTTATCTCGGTAGTACTGATGATGGTGTTTGCCACGACGATCGGCAATTTCGTTTCGGCACACCCGACCATCAAGATGCTCGCACTGGCCTTCCTGCTGGTGGTCGGTGTCGCACTCATCGCCGACGGGCTCGGCACCCATGTGCCACGCGGCTATATCTACTTCGCGATGGCCTTCTCGGTAAGCGTCGAGATGCTCAACCTGCGGCTGCGGAAAAGGGCCGCCGCTCCGGTCGAGCTGCACAAGGCCTACACAGCCGAAGCACCGCCGGCCACCGGCGCGCCCCCAAAGGATGCGGGGCGCACCAGACGTTGA
- a CDS encoding GNAT family N-acetyltransferase: protein MTSIAEIAPARSADIQTIADMSRRLVEVGLPWTWTPERIMRHYRHPDSMVITARSAGCGTSVLAGFAIMHFGDDIAHLNLLAVESAHQRLGLGRQLLGWLERTAITAGTFTICLEVRARNPVALLFYRRLGFLETGRVPRYYSGREDALRLMRDLRQP from the coding sequence ATGACGTCCATCGCAGAAATTGCGCCGGCACGCAGTGCCGACATACAAACCATTGCTGATATGTCCCGGCGCCTCGTCGAAGTCGGGTTGCCGTGGACCTGGACGCCCGAGCGGATAATGCGACATTACCGGCATCCGGATTCGATGGTGATCACCGCCAGATCGGCCGGCTGCGGTACATCGGTGCTGGCAGGGTTTGCGATCATGCATTTCGGCGACGATATCGCCCACCTGAACCTGCTGGCCGTCGAGTCAGCGCATCAGCGGCTTGGACTTGGGCGTCAGCTGCTCGGCTGGCTGGAGCGCACAGCCATCACGGCGGGCACATTCACGATCTGCCTGGAAGTCCGCGCACGCAACCCGGTGGCACTGCTCTTTTATCGCCGACTCGGATTCCTGGAGACCGGCCGGGTACCCCGCTACTACAGCGGCCGGGAAGATGCCTTGAGACTGATGCGCGATCTGCGCCAACCCTGA
- a CDS encoding RluA family pseudouridine synthase: protein MADAAGQSALRSDAAVTALFRIIHEDAELLAINKPADLVCHPSKNGELSSLIGRVRLYLAETDIRPQLVNRLDRETSGVILIAKSDQAARELRRLWETRRVRKEYLALVHGHLSEDRGLIDAALGKDSCSRVAIKDCVRADGNAAQTSFEVLRRFTRTGIPFTLLRVLPRTGRKHQIRIHLAWHGHPVVGDKIYGGDEDAYLALVEGRLTAAQRDRLILPNHALHARALYFDWRGRAIEFSCEPEHWFTDFAAA from the coding sequence GTGGCCGATGCAGCGGGACAATCCGCGTTGAGGAGCGATGCTGCTGTGACTGCCCTGTTCAGAATCATTCATGAAGACGCCGAACTGCTGGCGATCAACAAGCCAGCCGACCTGGTCTGTCATCCGAGCAAGAACGGCGAGCTATCGAGTCTGATTGGCCGGGTGCGCCTGTACCTGGCAGAAACGGATATCCGCCCACAGCTGGTGAATCGCCTCGACCGGGAAACGAGCGGCGTCATACTGATCGCCAAGTCCGATCAAGCCGCGCGCGAGTTGCGTCGATTATGGGAGACTCGACGGGTACGCAAGGAGTACCTGGCTCTCGTACACGGCCACTTGAGCGAAGACCGCGGCCTGATCGATGCCGCGCTGGGCAAGGATTCGTGCAGCCGCGTTGCCATCAAGGATTGCGTACGCGCCGACGGGAATGCCGCTCAAACCAGCTTCGAGGTGCTACGCCGGTTCACGCGCACAGGTATTCCCTTCACGCTGCTCCGCGTGCTGCCGCGCACGGGCCGCAAGCATCAGATCCGCATCCACCTCGCCTGGCACGGTCACCCCGTCGTCGGCGACAAGATTTACGGCGGCGACGAAGATGCCTATCTGGCCCTGGTAGAAGGCCGACTGACCGCTGCTCAGAGGGATCGGCTGATTCTGCCCAATCATGCCCTCCATGCCCGGGCGCTCTACTTCGACTGGCGCGGCAGGGCGATCGAATTCAGCTGCGAACCGGAGCACTGGTTCACAGATTTCGCAGCGGCCTAG